One region of Spiroplasma endosymbiont of Asaphidion curtum genomic DNA includes:
- a CDS encoding IS30 family transposase: MGYKHLGIYERIYIENQLKFKVKISEIAKNLNRSISTIIREVNRNKDSNHYFSLIAQNKAENRKQSHVYFHKFKNRELVKYVQQKLLLGWSPEQIYGRIKNFHKEWIISFKTIYNWIYSGLLEKVTNKNLRRKGKKRKSQENRGKFNGKSIKERNINVNNRITVGHWEGDTVVSSRGKSKSCLITLVERTSRFTLAMLVENRTTKVVNENISHYLSILPNNLVKTITFDRGKEFSNWQQLEKNLNVKIYFANAYSPWQRGTNENTNGLIREKFPKKFNFSNTTKNAVHKFILSLNQRPRKILNYLSPIEYLVRKII; this comes from the coding sequence ATGGGTTACAAACATCTTGGCATATATGAAAGAATTTATATTGAGAATCAATTGAAGTTTAAAGTAAAAATTAGTGAAATAGCTAAAAATCTTAATCGAAGTATTAGTACTATTATTCGAGAAGTCAATAGAAATAAAGATAGTAATCATTATTTTTCATTAATTGCACAAAATAAAGCAGAAAACAGAAAACAATCACATGTTTATTTTCATAAGTTTAAAAATAGAGAATTAGTAAAATATGTACAACAAAAATTACTATTAGGTTGATCGCCTGAACAAATTTATGGCAGAATTAAAAATTTTCATAAAGAATGAATTATTAGTTTTAAAACAATTTACAATTGAATTTATTCTGGATTACTTGAAAAAGTTACTAATAAAAATTTAAGAAGAAAAGGTAAGAAACGAAAATCTCAAGAAAATCGCGGTAAATTTAATGGTAAATCAATTAAAGAACGAAATATTAATGTTAATAATCGTATAACTGTTGGTCATTGAGAAGGTGATACTGTAGTATCATCACGAGGTAAAAGTAAATCATGTTTAATAACTTTAGTTGAAAGAACATCAAGATTTACTTTAGCAATGTTAGTTGAAAATAGAACTACTAAAGTTGTTAACGAAAACATTAGCCATTATTTATCAATTCTTCCAAATAATCTTGTTAAGACTATAACATTTGATAGGGGTAAAGAATTTTCTAATTGACAACAACTTGAAAAAAATTTAAATGTGAAAATTTATTTTGCTAATGCGTATTCGCCTTGACAAAGAGGTACTAATGAAAATACTAATGGTTTAATTAGAGAAAAATTTCCTAAAAAATTTAATTTTTCAAATACTACTAAAAATGCAGTTCATAAATTTATATTGTCTTTAAACCAAAGACCAAGAAAAATACTAAATTATCTTTCACCAATCGAATATTTGGTTAGAAAAATAATTTAG
- a CDS encoding transposase family protein: protein MLDKYKDKNEFYSLIGIKYKTFMKMVEILKEAEAKQKQIGGRPNKLSIEQRLLMTLEYWKEYSTYRIIAKKYNRLLALLIY, encoded by the coding sequence ATGTTAGATAAATACAAAGATAAAAATGAATTTTATAGTCTAATCGGCATAAAATATAAAACTTTCATGAAAATGGTAGAAATTTTAAAAGAAGCTGAAGCTAAACAAAAACAAATTGGTGGTAGACCAAATAAATTATCAATAGAGCAAAGATTACTTATGACTTTAGAATACTGAAAAGAATATAGTACATATCGTATTATTGCAAAAAAATATAATAGACTTCTTGCATTACTTATTTATTAA
- a CDS encoding TIGR00282 family metallophosphoesterase: MNILVIGDIYGQIGRNILEEYLESLRKDYQIDFVIVNGENISHGKSMIKEHYHFLKRINVDVITGGNHTFDKPDMLDLIVDNDDILRPLNSNPYHPGKGSSIFTIKDKKIRVTNLIGSAFMGSSQNPYFEMDTLLKEDDSDIHLVDCHAEASAEKIALAWNYDGKITALWGTHTHVQTNDARILPKETGFITDIGMTGAYYSIIGANPTEVIYRQKNNLPIKFKPAIGEGQINGIVLFIDDITNKVIKIENININPHKEYPKVIK; this comes from the coding sequence ATGAATATTTTAGTTATTGGTGATATTTATGGTCAAATTGGTCGTAATATTTTAGAAGAATATTTAGAATCATTAAGAAAAGATTATCAAATTGATTTTGTCATTGTTAATGGAGAAAATATTAGTCATGGAAAATCAATGATTAAAGAGCATTATCATTTTTTAAAGCGAATTAATGTTGATGTGATTACTGGTGGTAATCATACATTTGATAAACCGGATATGTTAGATTTAATAGTTGATAATGATGATATTTTACGACCATTAAATAGTAATCCCTACCATCCTGGTAAAGGTTCTTCAATATTTACTATTAAAGATAAAAAAATTCGCGTTACCAATTTAATTGGTAGTGCTTTTATGGGTTCATCACAAAATCCATATTTTGAAATGGATACGCTCTTAAAAGAAGATGACAGTGATATTCACTTAGTTGATTGCCATGCTGAAGCAAGTGCTGAAAAAATTGCTTTAGCTTGAAATTATGATGGTAAGATTACAGCATTATGAGGAACGCATACGCATGTACAAACTAATGATGCGAGAATTTTGCCAAAAGAAACCGGATTTATTACTGATATTGGAATGACGGGAGCTTATTATTCAATTATTGGTGCTAATCCAACAGAAGTTATTTATCGTCAGAAAAATAATTTGCCAATTAAATTTAAGCCAGCAATTGGTGAGGGGCAAATTAATGGTATTGTTTTATTTATTGATGATATTACTAATAAAGTTATAAAAATTGAAAATATTAATATTAATCCACATAAAGAATATCCTAAGGTTATTAAATAA
- the ylxM gene encoding YlxM family DNA-binding protein produces MWDLSKTNELNLLYDLYSKLLTQKQQKYFSLYLMENFSLQEIANELNVSRSAVHDAISKIINILNAYEEKMQLLAKDIRRKTLYAYYENETEANIGMLIAELRKID; encoded by the coding sequence ATGTGAGATCTTAGTAAGACTAATGAATTAAATTTATTATATGATTTATATAGTAAGTTATTAACACAGAAACAGCAAAAATACTTTTCGCTTTATTTAATGGAAAATTTTTCATTACAAGAGATTGCTAATGAATTAAATGTTTCTCGTAGTGCTGTTCATGATGCTATTAGTAAGATAATTAATATCCTAAATGCTTATGAAGAAAAGATGCAGTTATTAGCAAAAGATATTCGTCGAAAAACATTATATGCATATTATGAAAATGAAACGGAAGCAAATATAGGAATGTTAATTGCTGAGTTAAGAAAAATTGATTAG
- the ftsY gene encoding signal recognition particle-docking protein FtsY, whose translation MLKKLKDKILSKSSLKYEKGLNKSRKSFLQKLQILVTKHRVIDETYFEELENTLILADVGVKMALQIVNEIKNEVRINNIKDPEIINELIIDKMFAIYASNSFITTTLNILDNQLNVILVVGVNGAGKTTSIAKLAYLLLQQNKKVLLVAGDTFRAGAVEQLSQWAKRLQVPIVMPSKEQQDPASVIYTGIKKGQELEVDVVLCDSAGRLQTKTNLMNELNKIYKVIQKVIIDAPHETLLVVDATMGQNGISQAQNFTEVAPVTGIILTKMDGSSKGGIILAIKESLNIPVKYIGLGEKLDDLEEFDLEQYIQGLIKEVTSR comes from the coding sequence ATGTTAAAAAAATTAAAAGATAAAATTTTATCTAAAAGCTCTTTAAAATATGAAAAAGGGTTGAATAAATCTCGAAAATCTTTTTTACAAAAATTACAGATTTTAGTTACTAAGCATCGTGTTATTGATGAAACATATTTTGAAGAATTAGAAAATACATTAATTTTAGCTGATGTTGGTGTTAAAATGGCATTGCAAATTGTTAATGAAATTAAAAATGAAGTTAGAATTAATAATATTAAAGATCCAGAAATAATTAATGAACTTATTATTGATAAGATGTTTGCTATTTATGCTAGTAATTCGTTTATTACAACAACTTTAAATATTTTGGATAATCAATTAAATGTTATTTTGGTTGTTGGTGTTAATGGTGCTGGTAAAACAACATCAATTGCTAAATTAGCTTATTTGCTATTACAACAAAATAAAAAAGTTTTATTAGTAGCTGGGGATACTTTTAGAGCTGGTGCTGTTGAACAATTATCGCAGTGAGCAAAACGCTTGCAAGTGCCAATTGTGATGCCGAGTAAAGAACAACAAGATCCTGCTAGTGTTATTTATACTGGTATTAAAAAAGGTCAAGAATTAGAAGTTGATGTTGTTCTTTGCGATAGTGCTGGCAGGTTACAAACTAAAACTAATTTAATGAATGAATTAAATAAAATATATAAAGTTATTCAAAAGGTAATCATTGATGCCCCTCATGAAACATTATTAGTAGTTGATGCTACAATGGGACAAAATGGCATTTCCCAAGCACAAAACTTTACCGAAGTAGCCCCAGTTACGGGGATTATTTTAACCAAGATGGATGGTTCTTCTAAGGGAGGAATTATTTTAGCGATTAAAGAAAGTTTAAATATTCCTGTAAAATATATTGGTCTTGGTGAAAAACTTGATGATTTAGAAGAATTTGATTTAGAGCAATATATTCAAGGATTAATAAAAGAAGTTACGAGTAGATAG
- the mnmA gene encoding tRNA 2-thiouridine(34) synthase MnmA, translating into MKGRVVMGMSGGVDSSIAAYLLKQQGYDVIGLFMRNWDSLVNNDILGNKSINDAICPTQVDYLDAKKVAEQLNIDLYRVNFVEEYWQYVFTYFLEEYEKGRTPNPDILCNKYIKFSAFLNYALEKLNADYIAMGHYAKVKYNDETKKYELLKAKDETKDQTYFLSQLNQEQLAKTIFPLGDIKKVEVRQLAKKLNLVTANKKDSTGICFIGKRNFKQFLQNYIPAQVGNIVDIKSNKVIGTHQGIMYYTIGQRKGIDLSGMNNRYFVVGKDYYQKILFVASGSDKEWLWANGCLVINVNWINNSLPLLDLPITAKFRYQQISYDVKLLLLDNNCVNVVITNKVRAITPGQVAVFYQGDVCLGSGVIEQVFNDDKLLNYL; encoded by the coding sequence ATGAAAGGAAGAGTTGTTATGGGTATGAGTGGGGGAGTGGATTCTTCCATTGCGGCATATTTATTAAAACAACAAGGATATGATGTTATTGGATTATTTATGCGTAATTGAGATTCATTAGTAAATAATGATATTTTAGGAAATAAATCTATTAATGATGCTATTTGTCCAACGCAAGTTGATTATTTAGATGCTAAAAAAGTTGCTGAACAATTAAATATTGATTTATATCGTGTTAATTTTGTTGAAGAATATTGACAATATGTGTTTACCTATTTTTTAGAAGAATATGAAAAGGGGAGAACACCTAATCCTGATATTTTATGTAATAAATATATTAAATTTTCTGCTTTTTTAAATTATGCGTTGGAAAAATTAAATGCTGATTATATTGCCATGGGACATTATGCTAAAGTTAAATATAATGATGAAACAAAAAAATATGAATTATTAAAAGCCAAGGATGAAACAAAAGATCAAACTTATTTTTTATCACAATTAAATCAAGAACAGTTAGCAAAAACTATTTTTCCTTTAGGCGATATTAAAAAAGTAGAAGTTAGGCAATTAGCTAAGAAATTAAATTTAGTAACAGCTAATAAAAAAGATTCAACAGGAATTTGTTTTATTGGTAAAAGAAATTTTAAACAATTTTTACAAAATTATATTCCTGCCCAAGTTGGTAATATTGTTGATATTAAAAGTAATAAAGTTATTGGGACGCATCAAGGAATTATGTATTATACAATTGGTCAAAGAAAAGGCATTGATTTATCAGGAATGAATAATCGTTATTTTGTTGTTGGTAAAGACTATTATCAAAAAATTCTTTTTGTTGCTAGTGGCAGTGATAAGGAATGATTATGAGCTAATGGTTGTTTAGTTATTAATGTTAACTGAATTAATAATTCTTTACCGTTATTAGATTTACCGATTACAGCAAAGTTTCGTTATCAACAAATTTCTTATGATGTTAAATTATTATTATTAGATAATAATTGTGTTAATGTTGTTATTACAAATAAGGTAAGAGCTATTACTCCAGGGCAAGTTGCAGTATTTTATCAAGGTGATGTTTGTTTAGGTAGTGGAGTAATTGAGCAAGTATTTAATGATGATAAATTATTAAATTATTTATAA
- a CDS encoding IS5 family transposase (programmed frameshift), translating to MKFDKFNFINDKELLRLTGIKQSTFNKMLNILKEAELKKFKRGGKNNKLSLENRLLMTLSYWREYRTYFHLGKSFDISEASCYRNIKWIEDILIKHPDFQQLAGKKALINDYFNDKTIIIDATETPIQRPKKGQKQSYSGKKKKHTIKTQVIIEKESKIIIATNFSLGKKHDFCLFKESKIPILKNTKLIVDNGYQGIQKIHSNVLIPKKKTKKNPLNKEQKHNNKLISKMRIIIENIFAILKKFKIITEKYRNRRKRFSLRFNLIASIYNLQL from the exons ATGAAATTTGATAAATTTAATTTTATTAATGATAAAGAATTATTACGATTAACTGGAATAAAGCAAAGTACTTTTAATAAAATGTTAAATATTTTAAAAGAAGCTGAGTTAAAAAAGTTTAAAAGAGGTGGTAAAAATAATAAATTATCATTAGAAAATAGATTATTGATGACTTTATCATATTGACGAGAATATCGTACTTATTTTCATCTTGGTAAAAGTTTTGATATTAGTGAAGCTAGTTGTTATCGAAATATCAAGTGAATTGAAGATATTTTAATCAAACATCCTGATTTTCAACAACTTGCTGGTAAAAAAGCATTAATAAATGATTATTTTAATGATAAAACAATTATTATTGATGCTACAGAAACACCCATTCAACGCCCAAAAAAAG GACAAAAACAATCTTATTCAGGAAAAAAGAAAAAACACACTATTAAAACACAAGTAATTATTGAAAAAGAAAGCAAAATAATTATTGCAACAAATTTTTCTCTCGGTAAAAAGCATGATTTTTGTTTATTTAAAGAATCAAAAATCCCAATTTTAAAAAATACTAAATTAATAGTTGATAATGGTTATCAAGGAATACAAAAAATTCATAGTAATGTTCTAATACCTAAGAAAAAAACAAAGAAAAACCCTTTAAATAAAGAACAAAAACATAATAATAAATTAATTTCAAAAATGAGAATTATTATTGAAAATATTTTTGCTATTCTTAAAAAATTTAAAATTATTACTGAAAAATATCGTAATCGTAGAAAACGATTTAGTTTAAGATTTAATTTAATTGCTTCAATTTATAATTTGCAATTATAG
- a CDS encoding transposase family protein, with translation MLDKYKNENEFYSLIGIKYKTFMKMVEILKETEAKQKQIGGRPNKLSIEQRLLMTLEYWKEYSTYRIIAKKYNRLGT, from the coding sequence ATGTTAGATAAATACAAAAACGAAAATGAATTTTATAGTCTAATAGGCATAAAATATAAAACTTTCATGAAAATGGTTGAAATTTTAAAAGAAACTGAAGCTAAACAAAAACAAATTGGTGGTAGACCAAATAAATTATCAATAGAGCAAAGATTACTTATGACTTTAGAATACTGAAAAGAATATAGTACATATCGTATTATTGCAAAAAAATATAATAGACTTGGTACATAA